The Bdellovibrio bacteriovorus genome includes the window TAAAGAGATCCGTCATTTCTACCAAAAAATGCAAACCTTGATGGAATGTGCGCCTCGCAACGAAAAAGTCTATCGACTTTCTGTCCAACTATTTCCATTTGACCATATTCCACCTTCGGAGACTCTCAACTAATGAAATCAATTTTTGCGTTGCTTGGTATTTGGATCTTTGCTCAATCTGCCTTCGCTCATTCCGTTTTTGTAGGCAATGCGTGTGAAGTATTAAAACTTAAAGACACATATCTTTTACGCGATTTCTATGAAGATTCTTACTATACATCGGAAGCTCCCGTGATTGCGCAGGGAAGTCTTCGTTATTTGCCAGATGTTGAAGCTTCTCCGATCATTAATATTTCTATTTCTGCTGAACTCTTGGCGCAAAAGCTGGATCAGCTGAGCTTGGTCCATCCCGATTTGCCTTTGTATTTACTGGAAGTTATGAAGTCGTATCACTGGCTAGCGCTGAATCACCGCTTTGGCTTGCTTCAAGAAGACGGTGATTCACTTCCTGCTGAAATGCGCATGACTTTGGCGAATCGCTATTTAAAGACCATCCGAATTTCTTTACCGGTATGGACTCTTTTAGACGAGACGCAAAAAACGGCCGCCGTTTTACATGAAGTCCTTTTCAGTGTCGTGAAAACAGAAACTTCGGGCGAAGTGGCCCTGCAACGCAGCCTTGCCGTCAAAAAAGTGATCGCAGAAATATTTAAAAAAGATTTTAATCCCGCGCTGGTGAGAGATTTTCTGATTAAAAACTTTTCTTTGCCCTTAGAAGGTCCTCTTTTAAAACCTGAAAATCGCGCTTTTCCCGACGAGGTGTCATTTTCTGTTTTACTAAAGTCAAAAAAATCCGGGTTTGAAACTAAAAAATATAAAGTTCAAGATGCCTCCAAAGAAGCGGACCTTACTGCGGCGGTGGTGGGCTTTTGCGGCCAAGAGGTCTCTTCTTTTTCGCAACCGGTTTCTTATAGCTTCATCGCCAACCGCTCCGCGATCGGCATTTCTGAGAATTCATATCCAACCTTAGGCGGAGTGCAAATCGCTTTAAAGCTTTCGCAACGCTCGACCACTTTGAGCCGCGCAGAGGCCTGGTCTTTTAAAAACAGTGACGACTGTCAAAAGACTCTTTATTCGGAGATTGCAAACTGGCGAAATCAACCTACCGATTTATAAGAATCTGCCTTTTTAGTCTTCTGGCTTTGTTGTCGACCATGGCACTCCCGGCTTTGGCGGCAGGACCTTATATAAACTCCTGTGATGTCGTTACGATTAATGGCAAGTACATACTTCGCGATTTTTTTGAAAATGGTGTGACCCCAGCCATTGGGAAAGACACCTCACCGCTACTACAGCTGCTCAAAGAAGATCCCGTCGCCCGCACCGGCGTCTCTGTTAAATTGCTTGCTCACAAGCTTCAAGATTTAGAGCAAGTTCACGCCCAACTTCCTTACTTTATATTTTTAACCATCCATCATCATCAATGGTTCGTGCAGGATCGAAATTTTGATCGTTTGCCAGACAGCTCGCCGATCATTGATGTGACCTCGGAACAATGCCACAGCTTGGTGGCTCGTCAAGGTTCGCAAGTTTACTTTAATAAACCCATCTGGCAACGTCTGGATACCGAACAACAAGTCGCCGTGGTTTTGCGACAGGCCTTTTTAAGTCTGCTCAAGCCCGAACTATTTTCGGCCTCATCCATGCCGCCAGAAACCCCGGTCAGAGAAATTATCGCCGAGCTTTTTAAAAAGAACCTCCGCATCCCGTCTATTCGCGACGCTCTCCATCGCTACTTTCAAATTCCGATTCGTCCATTTTTAGATGATAATTGCAGCCCCAGTAATTTTGTTCCAGGCTCCGTGCACACTTTTAATTTCATCAATTATGCCGAACCCAATTCCATTTCCATCGCCGTTTCCGCGGATCGAAATTTTTATTCACCGATCCTTTTAGAATTCGAAGAGCGTATTGAAAGGCCGGAAAAGAAAAAAGACAAACTCGGTCAAGCCGTGAAAAATGCCTGCACGGCCATGCTCGCCTCCGAAGGGCAAATTGTCATTGAAGCTTCGCGCCTGCCAGGAAAGCTGAGCGAACAGCAGGTGCCCATCCGGTACGGCACCCATTTTTCGCTTTCTATTCAGGCTTTGCACGGCATTTTGAATTTTCAAGCCTATGACTATCCGACGGTTGAAGAATGTTCTAGCTCGTTACTGAAACTTGTAAACAGTTGGATTGATGGAGAGGACTTCACGCCCTCCCCAGATAACGATGCCATCTGCTACAATCAGGCCACTTCGCTTGATGACGCCGCTGCGGCGACAGAGGCGGGAGATGCCGCCGCTTTGCCCTTAGCTAAGAAATAAAGCGGTAAGAAACCCGCCATACGCCCCACGCCCGCAATTGCAAATAAGATTTGATAGCTGATAAACTTTTCGCCAAAGTACCACAAGAGCTTCCCGCCGATAAAAGTTCCCAAGATGATCGCCACGGAGTTTAAAAGATTATAAACCGTGAGCACCGGAACTTTTTCTTCGTGTTTGAGGTCTTTAAAAAAGATCAGGGCTAAGCCCACTTCCACAAAGGCCCACAAAAGGCCACTGACAAGTTGAAGCGCATAAATAAATTCAACTGTCGTGCTCGCCGCCCACAACATGGGCAATGGCGAAATAGTGGCGGCACCAAAAATAAATAAACTTAATCCCGAAGAAGACCCTCGAAATTTTTCAATCGCCATGGTGGTCAGAGCTTTACCCACGAATAAAAGCCCGGTGGCGATCATAAACTGACTATAGTCCATCTTTACTTGCGCCAACATGAAGGGCGTCACGAAAGGTGATGAGATAAAGACAGCAGCCTGAAAGGGAGCGAGTCTAAAAAAGAAGGTGCGCTTTTCTTCGTTGTTCCAAAATACTTTCCATGAAGCCCGGAAGCCCAATTTAGGTTCTTTGCGCCAAATCGGATCAAAATGCTGCCTTGATAAAATCCAAGACGACATCAACCGAGCGCCACAAGCAAAAACGAAAAGCAAAGTAAAGACCGAGGTGAATGGACCAATTTCAACTTTGTTGTGAAGGGCCACTCCCCCACCAATCAAACCAATTAAAACCCCTAGCTGAGTGATGCGGGCACGCTTTGAAAAGAACTTGTTTCCTTCTTCGATATTTACTAAACGCCCCATCCAATAGTTCCACGCCAGTCCCGCCGAAAAACCAGATCCCCAGTACAGTGTGAGAATTAAAAATAACGTCCAAAAATTCGGGGCGTGCGTGGCAGAAAAATAAATAAGCGGTACGAAGGTCAATGCTTGCAATGAACTGACCGCCACCACCCAGTGCTTGTGAGAGCGAACTTGTTGCAATCCTCTGGGAGTGATGAGTTGTAAAATCGCGCCGCTGACAAGGGGAAGACTGGCTAGAACGCCCGCAAAAACTTCGCCCATACCAATAGAAAGTGAATAAGCCGGTAAATAGGTTTCACCCGCCCCAATAACCAACGCACTTAAAAAAGCGTCAATCAAACTTAATCGCAGACTTTTTTCACGTTGGCCCAAGAGCGCAAAATCCTTTATTAGAGAAGATTTCCCGCGAGATAAGGGGAATCTTTCTAAAGTGTAACAGGGCGCTGTTATTGGACATGAAGGAAGTTGAGAAGCTAGACCTTTTTTAAGAAACCCCGACCAGGGTCGAGCGGATATCAATTCAGAAACTTTAGAAAAGCTTGATGGCACCCACGGTCAACGTCGTGAAAAAACTTGCCACGATAAAGCACCAGGCGTAACTCAGCAAAATCATCACCCCGTCTCGCTCCATATAACCGATCGCACTTAAAAGGATGCCAATCACGGGAATGGTGTTGGAAAACGGAATAGGCAATGGGAGCGATAACAAAATCGCGTATACCACCACCAGAATAAGATTGATAAAACGAAACACGGCAAAATCATGCAAGAAAGTCAGACGTGCCGTAACGACCTTCGAGGCGTAGCCCCAGATTTTTTCAGCGACATTTGAAACTTTGATTAAAACTTCAGAAGAGATTTTTAAATGTTCAAAGCGTTTCGGAAGCCAGGGCGGCCGATTTAAAAAAAGAAATACTGCTACGGCCGCAATCAAAAATCCCAGAGGTGTTGAAAGTCCCGGAATCGGGATGGGTTGCATAAACGGCAGACATAAGAAAATCATTAAAAGGGCGTGCCCTTCTTCACCCATGATCGCAAAGACCCGCTGAAGAGTGAGTTCTTCTTTGGCGGCTTCTTCTTGAAGTGCATCCATCACAGCGATGAATCGACTTTTGGGGTTCGGAGTTATCATGGAGTTTATTTTAGAGATTGATGAGCAAATAGCAACAAGGACTCCGAAGTCCTTGTTAGAAAGTATGATGCAAACTGACAATCTCTATTTAGCACCTTTTGCAGGCGTTAAACGAGGTTGTTTTTCAGTTGTCCGTGCTGAAGTCGATGTTTTTTCTTCAGTTTGTGATAGCATACAATTCATCGTGGTGCGCCAGTCTAGCATTCTTAAAGGCGTCATATGACCGCCATTTTTAAACACCACCGTGCGAAAAGGATAACTGGGATCTGCTTTATGAACTTTTTCTGCTAACTCTAAGACCTCGTCCGGATAATCCTTTTCTCCTTGTGCTAAGAGCACGGGAATTTTTTCTTTGCTCACATTAGAATTTTGAAAATCATAGGGAGCACCTCCCCCAATTAAAACCATCCCGGATAATTCTTTGGTGATTTTTTCTTCATTCGCCACTTGCCAACAAGTGCTCACACCTGCCGATCCACAATTCAAAATGATTTTTCCGTTTGGACAAGATTTCTGACGGATATGGCGGATTAATGCAGCCAATCCTTTGGTGTCTCCAAAGTTTTGAATCGTAGGACTATAATAAAGTCCCTCGTTATCTTGAGCTAAATGCTTCATGCGGTTAAACGCTCCACCAAAAATCGTATCATTCATTCCCAGGCCACCGCGCCAGGGTGTCGCACCATGAACCCAGATCGTCGCCCACTTACAACTCTTTGCCGCCACATCGCCCACCTCATAAGTCGACAAAGCCTTTGTCGACTCATCAGGCTGAGCCAAGTCTTCATTGACGGAAACGACAGGGGCTTTGACGTCTTTGTAAATTTCTCGAACTTGTTCTTCGGTATCCGCACTAAAGATTGCGCCCGCCGAAGCTTTCTTTATTTCCGTCACGTTATAAGGAGCTTCTAAACCAATCGAAATTTTTCGTTGCTGAAGACCGTTAAGGTCAAAACGTTCTGGCTTTGCTAAGCCTCGCTTGGGCACGATATCCCGACCATTAACATGCTTCATTTCATCATAAGGCATCTTCATAGACTTGCA containing:
- a CDS encoding exopolysaccharide biosynthesis protein gives rise to the protein MITPNPKSRFIAVMDALQEEAAKEELTLQRVFAIMGEEGHALLMIFLCLPFMQPIPIPGLSTPLGFLIAAVAVFLFLNRPPWLPKRFEHLKISSEVLIKVSNVAEKIWGYASKVVTARLTFLHDFAVFRFINLILVVVYAILLSLPLPIPFSNTIPVIGILLSAIGYMERDGVMILLSYAWCFIVASFFTTLTVGAIKLF
- a CDS encoding permease, with the protein product MIDAFLSALVIGAGETYLPAYSLSIGMGEVFAGVLASLPLVSGAILQLITPRGLQQVRSHKHWVVAVSSLQALTFVPLIYFSATHAPNFWTLFLILTLYWGSGFSAGLAWNYWMGRLVNIEEGNKFFSKRARITQLGVLIGLIGGGVALHNKVEIGPFTSVFTLLFVFACGARLMSSWILSRQHFDPIWRKEPKLGFRASWKVFWNNEEKRTFFFRLAPFQAAVFISSPFVTPFMLAQVKMDYSQFMIATGLLFVGKALTTMAIEKFRGSSSGLSLFIFGAATISPLPMLWAASTTVEFIYALQLVSGLLWAFVEVGLALIFFKDLKHEEKVPVLTVYNLLNSVAIILGTFIGGKLLWYFGEKFISYQILFAIAGVGRMAGFLPLYFLAKGKAAASPASVAAAASSSEVA
- a CDS encoding alpha/beta hydrolase, producing MPKRKSNKNILIVLSSFLFFPLILQAAETVPLKASSKDELFAEEKPHVMCNYPLRTSNCADLCKSMKMPYDEMKHVNGRDIVPKRGLAKPERFDLNGLQQRKISIGLEAPYNVTEIKKASAGAIFSADTEEQVREIYKDVKAPVVSVNEDLAQPDESTKALSTYEVGDVAAKSCKWATIWVHGATPWRGGLGMNDTIFGGAFNRMKHLAQDNEGLYYSPTIQNFGDTKGLAALIRHIRQKSCPNGKIILNCGSAGVSTCWQVANEEKITKELSGMVLIGGGAPYDFQNSNVSKEKIPVLLAQGEKDYPDEVLELAEKVHKADPSYPFRTVVFKNGGHMTPLRMLDWRTTMNCMLSQTEEKTSTSARTTEKQPRLTPAKGAK